A DNA window from Thiothrix subterranea contains the following coding sequences:
- a CDS encoding IPTL-CTERM sorting domain-containing protein, producing MKIIKLSLCISMVGAFATLPTAYANEVVTNCTQVVESGGSDSDATNNESCAAVSIPFDYGDAPDPTFPVLLASEGARHQLGTDVYLGKCVDGDSGTLQGGASADDADEGQSVYGVCATDEFGKKDDEDGVAIEPLHVGDTKSVVQVTASAACKLNAWVDWNQDGSWGGAGEQVFIDQVLSAGVNDLTMDVPAFAAEGTIYTRFRCSTAGGDNIGGEAADGEVEDYALNILPAVPKTPVSVGDIIWEDTDKDGKQTAGENPLAGATVSLLDSTGAPAKDLTGTIVAEITTDMTGKYLFGNLPEGDYSVKVTPPKDYIPSPNAGDVDTVPANDDSNCAVQGDGSITTALFTLTAGGEPVDDGDADANSNLSVDCGFYKPTEPVHSLGNKVWIDDGAGTAANANNGTLDAGEAAVADGVVVELRNAAGALLTSTTTSKGFYLFSGLTAGDYKVCVAASNFADTAILKGFNASTGGNEVDANAGVDSNDNGSDVLADGLCSNVITLDANAPTGETDTASGTAGDDGMNTPDALSDLTIDFAVIPPPPPTPMSVGDTVWIDADENGLQGKDELPLVGAVVTLLNKDGNPVKDLAGNTVDYLQTDASGKYLFSNLPEGEYIVRVQAPDGYAVTQGGAAVDTDPSNTDSNCAVTGGNVQTLPFLLSAGAESITDGDTDANTDLSVDCGFYVPKVPTHSLGNRVWVDANNNGVADVGETPAVAGITLELKGVNGAALGTTTTDAEGRYLFSNLPAGSYQVCVVADNFAAGNILEGFTASTGGNVEDANTDIDGDDNGTDDIATGLCSNFVVLNDQEPTGEAGINDQPGVDGVGTDDNRSNLSVDFGIVPPAVPPTAVHSIGNMVWIDNGAGDATKADNGQFDEGEGLLNGIKLELRDTTGTVIDSTMTAGGYYLFSGLNAGEYQVCVAAANFTGMGKLVGHTAGVNGKEADANTNGDSNDNSGTMTANGLCSNIIVLDDKEPTGELPTGVGIAGDDGMGTDDNRSNLTVDFAVLPPAVAPIPVAVGDRIWIDTDEDGQQDENEIGLENATVTLLDKSGNPVNDLDGKPVAALTTAADGLYLFENLPQGEYVVRVAAPAGYITTQGGAAVNDDPSNTDSNCQVVDGQTQTSAFNLTTDNLTVDCGFYQPKVPTHSIGNLVWIDNNNNGLADNDELPASAGVGLELKDASGTVIKTTTTDATGRYLFSGLAAGDYQVCVVADNFAAGNLLEGYTASTGGTIADANTNVDGDDNGSDDIKAGLCSNLVVLDDQEPTGETTATGADGNDGMGTDDNRSNLTVDFGIVPPVVPPQVVSVGDKIWLDANENGQQDENESGLENATVTLLDKSGNPVNDVDGKPVAAVTTAADGLYLFENLPAGEYLIRVVAPDGYITTQGGAAVSDDPSNTDSNCQAVDGQTQTGAFNLTTDNLTVDCGFYVPKVPLHSVGNTVWVDANNNGLFDKDEQPVVDGVVMELLDKNGTVMAYTETKDGYYLFSGLATGEYSVCVAHGNFDQGVLKGYTASTMGDEADVNAGIDNADNGDNDTQDGLCSEMIILDDQSPTGELPTASGKAGDDGMSTDDNRSNLTIDFGVVAPAKTVSVGDYIWIDANENGQQDKDEIGLAGATVTLLDKDGNPVVLSDGTSVAPIVTAADGKYVFGNLPEGEYSIRVTAPQGSAYLPTQGGAKVDNDASNTDSNCSVDTGKTSLFTLTAGAEPDAAADGDGIDGNMTVDCGFYLPAAEKATISGTVSVDTTGDSSGETPLAGITLSLLKPDGTPVLDADGKPVTTLTNANGEYLFANLDAGDYLVVQTQPTGYNSVTDGDTTSPEDDAANTDTTDDRIPVTVIAGETDDGNDFVERASVKPNTVSVGDFIWIDANENGQQDKDEIGLAGATVTLLDKDGNPVVLSDGTSVAPIVTAADGKYVFGNLPEGEYSIRVTAPQGSAYLPTQGGAKVDNDASNTDSNCSVDTGKTSLFTLTAGAEPDAAADGDGIDGNMTVDCGFYLPKKPLHSIGNTVWVDNGEGSAANNGKFDQGETLPSGVQMELRDAAGALIRSTQTDKGFYLFSALEAGEYQVCVAGSNFNEGAALDGYTASTAEKEADANADGDNNDNGDSTVSDGLCSNLIVLDDKEPNGEQPTASGIAGNDGMGTDDNRSNLTVDFAVVPVQTVTSGTPVAVGNQIWVDSNANGAREATEGFLENAVVTLTDASGRPVMDLDGNTVAPHTTGADGLYLFDNLPEGEYIVTVEPPAGFSLTIGGIDADDDASDIDSNCRVNPINATIETHPFTLTAGAEPDADGDDANGNMTIDCGFYSGMSLGDKVWLDNNANGQQDNAEPGIRGVSVSLLEADGITPATDIDGKPVAAVMTDDSGNYLFQNLKPGNYIVVMSPAANSGYSATKGGVDPDADPSNTDSNCKAVDGRFQTPTFSLMPSVTSDGNSFSNVSVDCGLFRPLNLGSRLWLDLNNDGKQDAGEPGISGATVTLLTVDGKPVSDIFGNVLQPQTTKEDGKYFFGNLREGDYIVKVIPPAGYAATIPNADPNDDNPTDSNGIPASDGSISSGVIRLTPGAEPEDGGMTNTTIGFGLVANLSVAVPTLSQWGVAIMSMLLATAAFFRRRRED from the coding sequence ATGAAAATAATAAAGCTCTCCTTGTGCATCTCTATGGTTGGGGCATTTGCGACTTTGCCTACAGCCTATGCTAATGAGGTTGTCACCAACTGTACGCAGGTTGTCGAAAGTGGTGGCAGCGATAGCGATGCAACTAACAATGAATCTTGTGCGGCGGTTTCGATTCCGTTCGACTACGGTGATGCACCAGACCCTACTTTCCCGGTACTGCTCGCTAGCGAGGGTGCACGTCACCAGCTTGGCACAGATGTGTATCTGGGTAAGTGTGTGGATGGTGATTCCGGTACATTGCAGGGGGGCGCTAGTGCTGATGATGCTGATGAAGGTCAGTCTGTTTACGGCGTATGCGCAACCGATGAATTCGGTAAAAAAGATGATGAAGATGGCGTCGCGATTGAACCGCTGCATGTGGGTGATACCAAGAGTGTGGTACAAGTAACGGCGAGTGCCGCTTGTAAATTAAACGCTTGGGTCGACTGGAATCAAGATGGTAGTTGGGGTGGTGCAGGCGAGCAAGTTTTCATTGATCAGGTGCTCTCGGCTGGTGTCAATGACCTGACGATGGATGTTCCCGCCTTTGCAGCAGAAGGCACGATTTATACTCGCTTCCGTTGTTCCACCGCTGGTGGTGATAACATCGGTGGCGAAGCGGCTGACGGCGAGGTCGAAGACTACGCTCTGAATATTTTGCCAGCCGTTCCGAAAACGCCGGTTTCTGTCGGTGACATTATTTGGGAAGATACCGATAAAGACGGCAAGCAAACCGCTGGTGAAAACCCATTGGCAGGTGCAACTGTTAGCTTGCTGGATAGCACTGGCGCTCCTGCTAAAGATTTGACTGGCACGATCGTTGCCGAAATTACTACTGATATGACCGGCAAATACCTGTTTGGTAATCTGCCAGAAGGTGATTACAGCGTTAAAGTTACTCCACCGAAAGATTATATTCCTAGCCCGAATGCGGGTGATGTGGATACCGTTCCGGCGAATGATGACAGCAACTGTGCGGTGCAAGGCGATGGCAGCATTACTACTGCATTGTTTACTCTGACGGCGGGTGGCGAACCGGTTGACGATGGTGATGCGGATGCGAACAGCAACCTGAGCGTTGACTGTGGTTTCTATAAGCCGACCGAACCCGTACACAGCTTGGGCAATAAAGTCTGGATCGACGATGGTGCAGGCACTGCCGCCAACGCCAACAACGGCACTTTGGATGCTGGCGAAGCCGCCGTTGCCGATGGTGTCGTGGTTGAATTGCGTAATGCGGCGGGTGCACTGCTGACCAGCACCACGACCAGCAAAGGTTTCTATTTGTTCAGCGGCTTGACTGCTGGCGATTACAAAGTGTGTGTTGCCGCCAGCAACTTTGCCGATACCGCCATTCTAAAAGGCTTCAACGCCAGCACTGGCGGTAATGAGGTCGACGCTAACGCAGGCGTGGATAGCAATGACAATGGCAGCGACGTGCTGGCTGACGGCTTGTGTTCCAACGTCATTACCTTGGATGCGAATGCGCCAACCGGTGAAACCGACACTGCCAGCGGCACGGCTGGTGATGATGGCATGAATACGCCAGATGCTTTGTCGGATCTGACGATTGACTTTGCGGTGATCCCGCCACCACCGCCCACCCCGATGAGCGTCGGTGACACGGTTTGGATTGATGCCGACGAAAACGGCTTGCAAGGCAAAGACGAATTGCCGCTGGTTGGCGCGGTCGTGACTTTGTTGAATAAAGACGGCAACCCGGTCAAAGATTTAGCGGGTAACACCGTCGACTACCTGCAAACAGACGCATCCGGCAAATACTTGTTTAGCAATTTACCCGAAGGCGAATACATCGTGCGCGTGCAAGCGCCGGATGGCTATGCGGTAACACAAGGTGGTGCGGCGGTGGATACTGATCCATCCAACACTGACAGCAACTGTGCAGTCACGGGCGGCAATGTGCAAACTTTGCCATTCCTGCTGAGCGCAGGCGCGGAATCCATCACTGATGGCGATACCGATGCGAATACCGATCTGAGCGTTGACTGCGGTTTCTACGTGCCGAAAGTGCCAACGCACAGTTTGGGCAACCGTGTATGGGTTGATGCCAATAACAACGGTGTGGCAGATGTGGGTGAAACCCCAGCGGTGGCTGGCATTACGCTAGAACTGAAAGGTGTCAATGGCGCAGCCCTCGGTACTACCACCACGGATGCCGAAGGGCGCTACCTGTTCAGCAATCTGCCCGCAGGTAGCTATCAGGTATGCGTGGTGGCGGATAATTTCGCGGCAGGCAATATTTTGGAAGGTTTCACCGCGAGTACCGGCGGTAACGTGGAGGATGCGAATACCGACATTGACGGGGACGACAACGGCACGGACGACATTGCGACCGGCTTGTGTTCTAACTTTGTCGTATTGAATGACCAAGAACCGACAGGTGAAGCCGGTATTAACGATCAGCCCGGTGTTGACGGCGTAGGCACTGACGATAACCGTTCCAACTTAAGCGTTGACTTCGGCATTGTGCCACCGGCAGTGCCACCGACAGCGGTACACAGCATCGGTAATATGGTGTGGATCGATAATGGCGCAGGCGATGCCACCAAAGCCGATAACGGTCAATTTGATGAAGGCGAAGGTTTGCTGAACGGCATCAAATTGGAATTGCGCGATACCACGGGGACGGTCATTGATAGCACCATGACGGCTGGCGGTTACTATTTGTTCTCCGGTTTGAATGCAGGCGAGTATCAAGTTTGCGTGGCAGCAGCTAACTTCACCGGCATGGGCAAACTGGTGGGTCATACCGCTGGTGTGAACGGCAAAGAAGCTGATGCGAACACCAACGGTGATAGCAACGATAACAGCGGTACCATGACCGCCAATGGCCTCTGTTCCAACATTATCGTGTTAGACGATAAAGAGCCAACCGGCGAATTGCCAACCGGCGTGGGCATTGCAGGCGATGACGGCATGGGTACGGACGATAACCGCTCCAACCTCACCGTTGACTTTGCGGTATTGCCACCGGCGGTTGCGCCTATCCCTGTAGCGGTGGGTGACAGAATCTGGATTGATACCGATGAAGATGGTCAGCAAGATGAGAATGAAATTGGTCTGGAAAATGCCACCGTTACGTTGCTGGATAAATCGGGCAACCCGGTCAATGACCTCGACGGCAAACCCGTTGCAGCGCTAACAACAGCGGCGGATGGCCTTTACCTGTTTGAAAATCTGCCGCAAGGTGAATACGTGGTGCGGGTTGCAGCACCCGCAGGCTATATCACCACCCAAGGCGGGGCAGCGGTCAACGATGATCCGTCCAACACCGACAGCAATTGCCAAGTGGTCGATGGTCAGACGCAAACCAGCGCCTTCAATCTCACCACTGACAATCTGACCGTGGATTGCGGTTTCTATCAGCCAAAAGTACCAACGCACAGCATCGGCAACCTCGTGTGGATTGATAACAATAACAATGGTTTGGCGGACAACGACGAGCTGCCCGCCAGTGCCGGTGTCGGCTTGGAACTGAAAGATGCCAGCGGCACAGTCATTAAGACCACGACTACCGATGCCACCGGGCGCTACCTGTTCAGTGGTTTGGCAGCGGGCGATTACCAAGTGTGCGTGGTCGCGGATAACTTTGCGGCGGGTAATCTGTTGGAAGGCTACACCGCCAGCACGGGCGGCACGATTGCCGATGCAAACACCAACGTGGATGGTGATGACAACGGCTCCGATGACATCAAAGCCGGTTTGTGTTCCAACCTCGTGGTGCTGGATGACCAAGAACCGACGGGTGAAACCACCGCGACGGGTGCAGACGGCAACGATGGCATGGGTACCGACGACAACCGTTCCAACCTCACGGTCGACTTCGGGATTGTGCCACCGGTAGTGCCGCCGCAAGTGGTTTCCGTGGGTGACAAAATCTGGCTGGATGCCAACGAAAACGGTCAGCAAGACGAGAATGAAAGCGGTTTGGAAAATGCCACCGTTACCTTGCTGGATAAATCGGGCAACCCGGTCAATGATGTCGATGGCAAACCCGTTGCTGCGGTAACAACAGCGGCGGATGGCCTTTACTTGTTTGAAAATCTGCCAGCGGGCGAATACCTGATCCGGGTTGTAGCGCCAGACGGCTACATCACCACCCAAGGCGGGGCAGCGGTCAGCGATGATCCGTCTAACACCGACAGCAATTGCCAAGCGGTTGATGGGCAAACACAAACCGGTGCTTTCAACTTGACTACCGATAATCTGACGGTGGACTGCGGTTTCTACGTGCCAAAAGTGCCGCTGCACAGCGTGGGTAACACCGTATGGGTCGATGCTAACAACAACGGTCTATTCGATAAGGACGAACAGCCGGTGGTCGACGGCGTGGTCATGGAGTTGCTGGATAAAAACGGCACGGTCATGGCGTACACCGAAACCAAAGACGGTTACTACTTATTTAGCGGTTTGGCAACGGGCGAATACAGCGTGTGCGTGGCGCACGGCAACTTCGACCAAGGTGTGTTGAAAGGTTACACCGCCAGCACCATGGGCGACGAAGCCGATGTGAACGCCGGAATCGATAATGCCGATAACGGTGACAATGATACCCAAGACGGCTTGTGTTCCGAGATGATTATTTTGGATGACCAAAGCCCAACGGGTGAGCTGCCAACCGCTAGTGGTAAAGCCGGTGATGATGGCATGAGTACGGATGATAACCGTTCTAACCTCACCATTGACTTCGGGGTGGTTGCTCCTGCGAAAACTGTATCGGTGGGTGATTACATCTGGATTGATGCCAACGAAAACGGTCAGCAGGATAAAGACGAAATTGGTTTGGCGGGTGCCACCGTTACCTTGCTGGACAAAGACGGTAATCCCGTGGTGCTGTCTGACGGCACAAGCGTTGCGCCGATCGTGACGGCGGCAGACGGCAAATACGTGTTCGGCAATTTGCCTGAAGGTGAATACAGCATTCGCGTGACTGCGCCACAAGGCAGTGCTTATTTGCCGACACAGGGCGGCGCAAAAGTGGATAACGATGCGTCCAACACCGACAGCAACTGTTCAGTGGATACCGGCAAAACCAGTCTGTTTACGCTAACCGCAGGCGCTGAACCGGATGCAGCGGCTGATGGCGACGGTATCGACGGCAATATGACGGTGGATTGCGGTTTCTACCTGCCAGCAGCAGAAAAAGCCACGATCAGCGGTACGGTTTCTGTGGATACGACCGGTGATAGCAGCGGCGAAACACCGCTGGCGGGTATCACCCTGTCGCTGTTGAAACCCGATGGCACGCCAGTTTTGGATGCCGACGGCAAGCCTGTTACCACCTTGACCAATGCCAACGGCGAATACTTGTTTGCGAATCTCGACGCTGGCGATTATCTGGTGGTGCAAACCCAGCCCACCGGTTACAACTCGGTCACTGACGGCGACACCACCTCACCGGAAGACGATGCTGCCAATACCGACACCACCGATGACCGCATTCCAGTAACGGTGATCGCGGGTGAAACCGATGATGGCAATGACTTTGTGGAACGCGCTTCAGTCAAGCCGAACACGGTTTCCGTCGGTGACTTTATCTGGATTGATGCCAACGAAAACGGTCAGCAGGATAAAGACGAAATTGGTTTGGCGGGTGCCACCGTTACCTTGCTGGACAAAGACGGTAATCCCGTGGTGCTGTCTGACGGCACAAGCGTTGCGCCGATCGTGACGGCGGCAGACGGCAAATACGTGTTCGGCAATTTGCCTGAAGGTGAATACAGCATCCGCGTGACTGCGCCACAAGGCAGTGCCTATTTGCCGACACAGGGCGGCGCAAAAGTGGATAACGATGCGTCCAACACCGACAGCAACTGTTCAGTGGATACCGGCAAAACCAGTCTGTTTACGCTAACCGCAGGCGCTGAACCGGATGCAGCGGCTGATGGCGACGGTATCGACGGCAATATGACGGTGGATTGCGGTTTCTACTTGCCTAAAAAGCCGCTGCACAGTATCGGTAATACGGTTTGGGTCGATAACGGTGAAGGCAGCGCTGCCAACAACGGCAAATTCGATCAAGGCGAAACCTTGCCAAGCGGGGTGCAAATGGAATTGCGTGATGCCGCTGGTGCACTGATTCGCAGCACCCAAACCGACAAAGGTTTTTACCTGTTCAGTGCGTTGGAAGCAGGCGAGTACCAAGTCTGTGTGGCGGGCAGCAACTTTAATGAAGGTGCAGCACTGGATGGTTACACCGCCAGCACTGCCGAGAAAGAAGCCGATGCTAACGCGGATGGTGATAATAACGACAATGGTGACAGCACCGTTTCGGATGGCTTGTGTTCTAACCTGATTGTGTTAGATGACAAGGAACCCAACGGCGAACAACCAACCGCCAGCGGCATTGCTGGCAATGATGGTATGGGTACGGACGATAACCGTTCCAACCTCACGGTTGACTTCGCTGTCGTGCCGGTACAAACGGTGACGTCGGGTACGCCCGTAGCCGTGGGTAATCAAATCTGGGTGGATAGCAACGCCAATGGTGCGCGTGAAGCGACCGAGGGTTTCCTTGAAAATGCTGTGGTGACGCTCACTGATGCTTCTGGTCGTCCGGTGATGGATCTGGATGGCAATACCGTTGCGCCGCATACCACGGGTGCGGATGGTCTCTATCTGTTCGATAACTTGCCAGAAGGTGAGTACATTGTAACGGTTGAACCGCCCGCAGGTTTCTCTCTCACCATCGGCGGGATTGATGCAGATGACGATGCCAGTGACATAGACAGCAACTGCCGCGTTAACCCGATCAATGCCACGATTGAAACCCATCCATTCACATTGACGGCGGGTGCTGAACCCGATGCGGACGGTGATGATGCCAATGGCAATATGACGATCGACTGTGGTTTCTACAGCGGTATGTCCTTAGGTGACAAGGTTTGGTTGGATAACAATGCCAATGGTCAGCAGGATAATGCAGAACCGGGTATCCGTGGCGTGAGCGTCAGTTTGTTGGAAGCCGATGGCATTACGCCCGCGACGGACATCGATGGCAAACCCGTTGCTGCGGTGATGACAGATGACAGCGGCAATTACCTGTTCCAGAATTTGAAACCGGGTAATTACATTGTGGTCATGAGTCCGGCTGCCAATTCTGGTTACAGTGCTACCAAAGGTGGTGTTGACCCGGATGCTGATCCATCCAACACCGATAGCAATTGCAAAGCGGTGGATGGACGCTTCCAGACCCCAACGTTTAGCTTGATGCCGAGTGTAA